The DNA window GCCAGATAGGTTCCGCCCTGCTTGTGCGGGATGTCCTGCGCCCTTGCCGCGGCCGCGATCGCCTCGACCAGCAGCGGACTGACCGGATGGGCCAGCGAGACATGGGCAACGCAGCCCTTGCCGAAAAAGCTCTTCTCGCGTGCGAAGGTGCGGTCGATGAACTGGTCGACGAGCACGAAGGTGCCGGGCGAAAGCTCCTCCTTCAGCGAGCCGACGGCGGAAACAGACACGAGATCCGTCACGCCCATGCGCTTCATCACGTCGATGTTGGCGCGGTAGTTGATGTCGCTCGGCGCATACCGGTGCCCGCGGCCGTGGCGCGGCAGGAACACCACTTGCAGGTCGTCGATCATGCCGACGCGAACCGCGTCGGACGGCTCGCCCCACGGGCTTTCCACCTCCTGCCATTCGGCATGGCTTAGACCCGGCAGGTCGTAGATCCCGGAGCCGCCGATGATCCCGAGGATGGTTCTTGTCATGTCCGCCGTTCCCGTCCCGGAGACCATCTCTCTCGCCGATCGAGACGATCGCCCGTAGTTGTCCTCACAAACGAAATGCCCCGCGCCGAAGCCGGCACGGGGCATCAAACTGCATCACAGGAACCGCCTGCTCAATGGGCGTCGGCCCAGATGCGGCGCTTCGTCAGATAGAGCAGCACGGCGAAGATCGCGAGGAAGATCATCACCCGGAAGCCCATCTCCTTGCGCGCCACCAGATGCGGCTCGGCTGCCCACATCAGGAAGGCCGAGACGTCCTTGGAATACTGGTCGACCGTCTGCGGCGTGCCGTCCGTGTATTCCACCTGATCCGGCGCCAGCGGCGGCGGCATCTTCAGCGAAATGCCCGCGATGAAATGCGGATTGTAGTAGGTGCCTTCCGGCACTTCGACACCCGCGGGCGGATCCTCGTAGCCGGATAGCAGCGCATGGATATAATCCGGCCCCTGCTCCTGATACGGCAGAACCATGTCGAAGACGAACCACGGGAAGCCCCGTTCCACCGCGCGCGCCTTGGCGATCAGGGAAAGATCCGGAGGCACGGCGCCGCCCATGGCCGCGGCGGCCGCCACGTCGTTGGGAAACACCAGCGGGAAATGGTCCGACGGCTTGGCCGGCCGCTGGAACATGTCGCCGTTTTCGTCCGGATCGGCGTTGGTGACCTCGTACTCGGAAGCGATCTGCTTCACCTGCTCCTCGGTGAAGCCGGGCCCCTCGTGCGATTCCAGCGTGCGGAAGGCAACACGTTCAAGACTGTGGCAGGCCGCGCAGACCTCCCGATAGACCTTGAAGCCGCGCTGCAACTGCGCCTGGTCGTACTTGCCGAAGACACCGGCGAAGCTCCAGTCCTGATACTCCGGATGCTTCAGCGGATAGTGGGCTGTGCCACCTTCGCCTTCCTCCGCGGCCAGGGCGCCACCGGCAAGCCCGAGCCCCATGACCGAGGCAAGGGCAAGGCGGATGAACGTCTTTTTCATCGTATGCTCTTTCATCATCCGTCCTTCCTCAACCACGAGTCTCGGGGCTGGCCGCGGCTCCGGCGGGATGCCCTCCGCCGCCGCCGTGCTTGGCAAGAACATCATCGGCGATGGAAGCCGGTAGCGGCTTCGGCGTCTCGATGAAGCCGAGCAGCGGCAGGATCACGAGGAAGTGGACGAAATAGTAGGTCGTCAGGAGCTGACCCGCGATGATGTAGCCACCTTCCGGCGGACGCGAGCCGATGTAACCGAGGCAAACCGCGTCGGCCACGAAGATCCAGAAGAAGATCTTGTAGAGCGGACGATAGGTGGCCGAGCGGATCTTCGACGTGTCGAGCCAGGGCAGGAACACCAGCACCGCGATCGATGCGAACATCGCGATGACGCCGAACAGCTTGTCCGGGATGGCCCGAAGGATCGCGTAGAACGGCAGGAAGTACCATTCGGGCACGATGTGGGCCGGCGTCGAGAGCGGGTTGGCCATGTTGTAGTTGTCGGGATGGCCGAGGAAGTTCGGCTGATAGAAGAGGAACCAGCCGAAGAAGAGGCAGAAGCAGACGATGCCGAACAGGTCCTTCACCGTCGCATAGGGCGTGAACGGCACCGTATCCTTGTCCGACTTGATGTCGATGCCCGCCGGGTTGTTCTGCCCGACCACATGCAGCGCCCAGATATGCAGGACGACGACGCCAGCGATCATGAAGGGCAGCAGGTAGTGCAGCGAGAAGAAGCGGTTGAGCGTCGGATTGTCGACCGCAAAGCCGCCCCAGAGCCAGGTCACGATCGGCTCGCCGACGATCGGGAGCGCCGAGAAGAGGTTCGTGATCACGGTGGCGCCCCAGAAGCTCATCTGGCCCCAGGGAAGCACGTAGCCCATGAAGGCGGTCGCCATCATCAGGAGGAAGATCACGACGCCGAGGATCCACAGCACCTCGCGCGGTTCCTTGTAGGAACCGTAGTAGAGGCCGCGGAAGATATGGATATAGACCGCGATGAAGAACATCGACGCGCCGTTGGCATGCATGTAGCGCAGCAGCCAGCCGTAGTTGACGTCGCGCATGATGCCCTCGACCGACGAGAAGGCAAGGGTGACATGCGGCGTGTAGTGCATCGCCAGCACGACGCCGGTCAGGATCTGCGCGACCAGCATGAAGGTCAGGATCGCGCCGAAGGTCCAGAAATAGTTGAGGTTGCGCGGCGTCGGATACGAGACACCCGTATCGTGCATGAAGCTGATGATCGGAAGTCGCTTTTCCAGCCACTTCTCGATCCCCGTCTTCGGCTCATAGGTCGAATGACCGGACATGTTGAAACTCCCTCGCCCGTCTCGTCTCAACCGATCTTCAACTTCGTGTCGGACACGAAGGAATAGACCGGAATATGCAGGTTCTCAGGCGCCGGCCCCTTGCGGATGCGGCCGGCCGTATCGTAGTGCGACCCGTGGCAGGGGCAGAACCAGCCACCGAAATCGCCCTGCTGGCCAAGCGGGATGCAGCCGAGGTGGGTGCAGACACCGATCATGACGAGGAGGTTCTCCTGTCCCGGCGCAGCGCGGTTCTCATCCGTCGCCTCGGAGCCATCGGGCAGGTTGGCGTTGCGCGCGTTGGTGTCGCGCAACTCGGCCAAGGGCACATCCTTGCCTTCCTCCACTTCCTTTTCCGTCCGGTTGCGGATGAAGACGGGCTTGCCGCGCCATTTGGCCGTGATCGACTGGCCGGCCTCGATGGCACTGATGTCGACCTCGATGGAGGCCAGCGCGAGCGTGGACGCATCAGGGTTCATCTGGTCGATAAAGGGCCAGATGGCACCGGCCGTCGCAACAACGCCGACGGCTCCAGTGGCAATATAAAGAATATCCCGGCGGGTTGGTTCAGCCATGTCGCTGGTCGCAGCCAAGGTTGGCTCCTTTCGCACTCAATCCTCGCCCCGGACTGATCGTCGAGAACCACCGACGTCGGCCAAGGCCTCCCTGCCGCCGTTTTGTGAAACCGCAGCAACCCTCGTTCAGATCGTATTGGGAACGGAGAAAGCTTAAGGCCTGACAGACCTTGTCCCCCCGCTGCCAGATGGGCGTTTTTCTTGCACCCTTTTGAGACTCTGTCCAGATCCGTGCAGGCTTCTCTCGAAAAGTCCCAAACAAATTTATGTCCGAGACCGGGGCATAGAACAATCGTCTATTCGGCACAATTCCGTCAAAATCCCAAGGTGGGCGAACAAATTGCCTGCCCTGGCGAAAAGCGCCTATTCCGCGGCGTGAACGTCGACGGCCATGTCCGCACCCAGAAAACCGCCGGTCTGCCGGGCCCAGAGGCGCGCATAGAGCCCGCCGCTGCGCATCAGTTCGCCATGCGTGCCCGTTTCCACGATTCGACCTTTGTCCAGCACGACCAGCCGGTCCATGCGCGCGATGGTCGAAAGTCTATGCGCAATGGCGATAACAGTCTTGCCTTCCATCAGCACCGCAAGACTGTCCTGGATCGCCGCCTCGACCTCGGAATCGAGCGCCGACGTCGCCTCGTCGAGGACGAGGATCGGCGCGTTCTTGAGCAGGACCCGGGCAATGGCGATCCGCTGGCGTTGTCCGCCGGAGAGTTTCACGCCCCGCTCGCCCGTGTGGGCGTCATAGGCCTTGCGGCCGCGTGCATCGACAAGCCCCTGAATGAACCCGTCCGCCGAGGCGAGCCGTGCCGCCTCGATCATCTCCTCGTCGGTGGCCTCCGGCCGGCCGTATTTGATGTTGTCGCGGATCGAACGGTGGAGCAGCGAAGTGTCCTGCGTAACGACCGCGATCGCATCCCGCAGTGTATCCTGCCGCAGCGAGCGCACATCCTGGCCGTCGATGAGAACCGCCCCGCCCTCCACGTCGTGGAAGCGCAGGAGCAGGTTGACGAGCGTCGACTTGCCGGCCCCTGAAGGCCCGACGAGGCCGATCTTCTCGCCCGGCCGGATGGTGAGGGCCACCTCCTCCACCGCGCCCGAACCGCGACCATAGTGGAAGCGCACGTGGTCGAAGCGAATCTCGCCAGCGGTCAGCGCCAGCGGCCTTGCGTCCGGCGCGTCGACCACCTGGTGCGGGACGACCAGCGTCTCCAGAGTGTTGTCGATCGTGCCGATTGCCTCGTAGAGATCGGAGAGGTTGCCCATCGTCATCTGAGACAGGGCATGGATGCGCGAGAGCATGGCGATGGCGCCGGCGATGGCGCCGGCCGAAATCTCGCCGCTCTGCCAGAACCAGATCGCCATCAGCGTGACGGCGGAAATCAACGCCCCGTTGATGATCCAGAGCGTTAGCGACATGCCCGTTGAGAGCCGGAACTGCTCGTAGGAACGCTCCAGCCCGTTCTGCATCGCGTCGAGGATATAGCCGTCGTCGCGTTCCTGGCCGGCGAAGAGCTTGACCGTCTGGTGATTGGTGTAGCTGTCGACGAGGCGGCCGTTGAAGATCGAGATGGCCTCGGCGAGGCGGCCGGCATTGTCCCGCTTCAGCGGTAGCGCGCGCCGGAGAAAGATGGCGTAGGCGCCAAGCCACAGGAAGATCGGCAGCACCAGCCAGGGATCGGCCGACGCCAGCATGACGCCGGTGCCGACGATATAGACCACCACGGACCAGATCTGGTCCGTGGTCATGCGCACGATGGTGCGGAAGGCATTGCCGGCCTGCCCGACCTTGGCGGCGATCCGGCCGGCGAAATCGTTCTGGAAATAGCCGACCGAGTGACGCGACACATAGGCATGCAGCCGCCAGCGAACGAGCGTGCCGACAGAAGCGCCGAAGGCCTGGTTGCGGAAGAGAAGCTGGACGAAACCGAGCACCGGTCGACCGACAAGGAGCAGCGCGACATAACCGGCGATGTCCCAGAAGTGGGTCACGAAAAGTTCGGCCCTGTTGTCCGGCGTGGCAAGATCGACCAGCCGCCCGACATACCAGAGAATGAACACCTCCAACGTGGACGCGACCGCCGAAAAGAAGGCCAGCCCCAGGATCACCGGCCAGATTTCCTTCATGATCGAGAGCGCGAAGGCGACAAATCCGGTTCCGGGGCGGATGGGCACCTGCCGCTCGGGAAGCCGGAAAGGATCGATCAGGGATTCGAAGACGCTGAAAATCTTGTGCATGTCGTTCAATTTAGCATCGAATTGGGCCGGGAACAGGGGAGCAAGGGGAATTGATCCCGGCGCCCGGAGGACCTATGCAGGCACAGGGATCACGGGCTTTGCTTCTTGGCCTCCGCAGCCGTCGACCCAAAACTGTGACAGAGAGAGCGAGGTCCCGGGTTGGATCGAGATCGCCATGCAGCCATGGATCCCATCACGGACGAAATTCCGGGTCTGGTCTGGGCCTATCGCTTCGACAGCGCGGGCCACTGCGCTCCGCTCAGCGGCACCTTCGGCGAGATAGCGATCCCGCCGAGCGGGTTCCTCTGGCTGCACCTGTCGGTCACCGATATCCGTCTGCCCGGGTTCCTGGAGCGGCTCGGCCTTCCCAAGTCGGTGACGACGACGCTGCTTCAGCGCGAACTGCGCTCCATGCTGTCGTCCGGCGAGGGCTATGTCTACGGCGTGCTGCCGGGCTTTGAGGCCGATTTTGAAAAGAGCGAGGAAGAGCCCGCGCCGATCGGCTATTTCCACCTCGCCGTCGGCAAGGGCATCGTCATCACCACGCGCATCCGCCCGCTGAGGTCCTTTTCCGCCATCCACGGGGCGATCAGGAACGGCATCGCGCTCGAGCGTCCCGCTTCCCTCTTCACCGCCGTCATGGACGCCTTCCACGCCGAAGCGGTCAAGATGGTGGCAAGCCTCACCGACGAGATCGACGACATCGAGGACGGCGTCTTCGACGAGAAGGTCCACGACGAGCGCCAGCGCCTTGGCCGCATCCGCCGCCGCCTCGTCTCCGTCCATCGCAACCTGCGTTCGGCGACAAGCCTTGCCGAAAGTCTCGACGACGACGCCATCGAAACACTGCCCGAGGGGATGGAGGCCGCCGCCAACCGGGTCGGCCAGCAACTGAACATCCTGGACCTTGAGGTGACCTCGCTTCAGGACCGGGCAAGACTCGTGCAGGAAGAGATCACCACGCAGCTCTCCTGGGAAATGAACCGGCTGCTCTTCGTGCTCTCCGTCATTTCCGGTCTGCTGCTGCCGCCGACCCTCGTCACCGGCTTCTTCGGCATGAACACGCCGGGCTTGCCGTTCGTGAGCTTCGCCCACGGCACGCTCGTCGCTCTCCTGATCGCCATCGCCTCCGGCGCCTTCGTCGGCTGGCTGATGATCCGCGCCGGCATGCTGCATTTCGGCCGGCGGCGATAAGGCGACCGTCTACTGGCCGAGGCCGTTCTCCGCGATAAATTCCATCGAGCTTGGGATCTTCGCCGCGTCGCGCAATTCCAGAACAAGGCGTGGCTTTTGCGGCAGTTCGGCAATGGCCCTGAAGACCGCGTGCCAGCGGATTGTGCCCTCGCCGATCCCCCAGTGCCGGTCGGCATAGCCATCGGCATCCTGAAGATGGACGTGTTCGAGCAGAGCGCCGGCGTCCTTGACGAAATAGTCGACCGGCGCGGCGCCGTTGCTGCCATGCGCATAGTGGGCGTGGCCCGTATCGACGGAGAGCCTCACGGCGTCGGACTGAAAACTCTCGACGAGAAGACGCCGGCGTGAGGGATCGACATCGTCGATATTCTCGATGACGAGAGCAACGCCCAGGTCCTCGGCGCGCCGGACCACGGCCTTCATCGTGTCGTGGGTCGCCTCCAGCACCGGGCTCCAGCTGTCCGCATAGTTGCCGGAGTTGTTGTAGTCCCAGGCGGTCAGGGGCGAATGCACCACCATATGGGTGCCCTTGATGTAGTCGCAGACATCGAGCCCCTGCATCAGGCGCCGTTCCACCAGCCGGCGCACATCGGGATCGAGCGAGTTGATGGTAAAGCCCCAGAACGGCCCGTGAATGCCGATGCGGCCCTTGTGCCCGTCGAGGAGCCGCTTGGCCTCGTCCGCGATCGGCGTCCAGTCGCCGTTCAGAACTTCGGCCTTGTGAAAGCTCTGAAGCTCAAGATCGCGATCCTTCTCGAACAGCCAGTCGCGATACTCGGCTATGGTCTCGACGGGTAGGCAGGCGCCGATGACGGGCAGCGTAACAGTCATGAGGAGGAAACCTTTTCAGGGAGATACGGAAGAGACTCGATCTTCCCCTGATAGCGCGCCCGTAAAACGGCTTTGTGAAAGCCGCCTCATTCCCATCGCCTCGAACCATTGCCCCAACCAGGGCTCAAACCAGCGAAAGCAACGTTCCGCCGACCGCGAGAACCACGACCACCACCCACGGCGGCATCTTCCAGACCGTGAGCAGCAGGAAACCGGCAAGCGCCAGCGCAAAATCCCGGGGCGACAGGACGGCGCTGGTCCAGACCGGGCTGTAGAGGGCCGCGCAGAGGATACCGACCACGGCGGCGTTCGCCCCGCGCATGGCGGCTTGCGCGCTGGGCCGCGTCCGGAAGGCATCCCAGAAGGGCAGCATGCCGTAGACAAGCAGCAGGCCCGGCAGGAAGATCGCGACAAGCGCAATGGCCGATCCCGCAACACCGCTCGGCGCCGGCGCCATGGCCGCGCCGAGATAGGCGGCGAAGGTGAAGAGCGGCCCCGGAACCGCCTGCGCCAGACCATAGCCCGCGAGGAAGGACTCATTCGTGACCCATCCAGGCGCCACGACCTCGGCCTGCAGCAACGGCAGCACGACGTGGCCGCCGCCGAAAACCAGCGCGCCGGAGCGGTAGAAGGCATCGAACAGGGCAAGCGCCGGGGAACTGGTCGCCACGGCCACCAGAGGCGGGATCACGAAGAAAATCGCGAAGAACCCAAGCGCAATAATCGCGTTTCGGCGCGAAACCGGAAACGCAAGTCGGCCGGGCGATGCACTCACCTCCGCCCTGCAGAATTGAAGCCCGGCGACGGCGCCGAGCGCGATCGCCCCGATCTGGCCGAAGGTGCCGCCGATGAAGACGACAATGGCGACGGCGGCAAGCGCGATGGCAGCACGCTCCCGATCCGGCGTGAGAGACTTCGCCATGCCCCAGACCGCCTGCGCGACGACCGCGACGGCGACCAGCTTCAGGCCGTGGAGAACGCCTTCCGCCACCGGGCCGGTGAAGGCGGAAGCCCCCAGCGCGAAGGCGAGCAGGATGAGGGCCGAGGGCATGGTGAAGGCGAACCAGGCCGCCAGCCCACCCGCGAGGCCGTTGCCGCGCAGGACGCCGAGCGAAAAGCCCACCTGGCTCGACGCCGGGCCCGGCATGAACTGACAGAGCGCGATCAGGTCGGCATAGCCGGCCTCGTCCATCCATTTGCGCCGGATCACCAGTTCGTCGCGAAAATAGCCGAGATGGGCGATCGGCCCGCCGAATGACGTAAGCCCGAGCTTGAGGAACACGCGAAAAACCTCAAGTGCCGAACCCTCGGTCTTTCCCGCCTCGGAAAGGCTTTCGTCACCCGCGCTCATCATGCCTCCCTGCCGGTCCGCGCACAGTCTCCGGTCATTGCCGGTTCCCTGATTTCTTGTCAGCCCGCCACGCTATGGGAGGGCGACGACAAGGTCATGACATGGGCCCGAACGAAAAACCGCGCGGACATGTCCGCGCGGCTTTCATTTTCGTCGATGCGACGTGGCGTGTCACTCCGCCGCCATCTCCTGCTCGTCCTCGTCGGTCACGAAGCCGCCGGTCTGGCGCGCCCACAGGCGGGCATAGAGCCCTCCCCTTGCGAGCAGCTCCTCATGGGTGCCGGTCTCGACGATCCGGCCCTTGTCCATGATGACCAGCCGGTCCATGCGGGCGATGGTGGACAGGCGGTGGGCGATGGCGATCACCGTCTTGCCCTCCATCAGCGTCTCCAGACTCTCCTGGATCGCCGCCTCGACCTCGGAATCGAGCGCCGAGGTCGCCTCGTCCAGCACCAGGATCGGCGCGTTCTTGAGGAGCACCCGCGCGATCGCGATCCGCTGGCGCTGACCGCCGGAAAGCTTCACGCCGCGCTCGCCCGTCTGCGCGTCATAGGCCGTGCCGCCCCGCGTGTCGACGAGATCGGGGATGAAGGCATCCGCGGAGGCAAGGCGGGCCGCCTCGAACATTTCCTCGTCGCTCGCGTCCGGACGTCCATACTTGATGTTGGCCCGGATCGAGCGGTGCAGCAGCGAGGTATCCTGCGTGACGACGGCGATCGTCTCGCGCAGGGATTCCTGCTGCACCTTGGAAATGTCCTGCCCGTCGATGGTAATCATCCCGCCTTCCAGATCGTAGAAGCGCAGGAGCAGGTTGACGAGGGTCGACTTGCCCGCGCCGGACGGGCCGACGAGACCGATCTTCTCGCCCGGCTTGACGACCAGCGACACATCCTCCACCGCGCCCTTGTCGCGTCCGTAGTGGAAGCGGACATGGTCGAAGTGGATCTCGCTGTCGGTCACCACGAGTTGCGGCGCATCGGGCACGTCGACCACCTGATGCGGACGCGAGATCGTCGTGATGCCGTCCTGCACCTGGCCCACATTCTCGAAGATGCCGGTGATCTCCCACATGATCCAGCCGGACATGTTGACGACGCGGATGACGAGACCCGAGGCAAGCGCGATGGCGCCGATCGTGATCGAGCCCGCCGTCCACAGCCAGACGGCCGTCGCGCCGATGCTGAAGAGCAGTACGGCGTTCAGCATGCCGACCGTGATCGTCATCTGCGTGATCGCCCGCATCTGCTCATGGAAGACGGCCGTGTGCTCGGTCAGCGCATCGCGGGCATAGGCGTCCTCACGGTCGGAGTGGGCGAAGAGCTTCACCGTCGGCATGTTGGTGTAGCTGTCGACGATGCGCCCCGAGAGCATCGAGCGCGCCTCCGACATCTCCGCCGACTTGCGCGCCACCCGCGGTACGAAATAGGTCAGCGCCAGGATATAGATCCCCACCCACACGATCATCGGCACGGCAAGGCGCACATCGGCGTCGAAAAAGAGCACGATGGCGCTGATCGTGTACATCATCACGAACCAGACCGCGTCCGCCGCCTCGGTCAACGAGCCGCGCAATGCCGGCCCCGTCTGGACGATCCTGTTGGCGATCCGACCGGCAAAATCGTTGGCGAAGAAGCCGATCGACTGCCGCAGCACCCAGCGATGGTTCTGCCAGCGCACGAGATTG is part of the Hartmannibacter diazotrophicus genome and encodes:
- a CDS encoding S-methyl-5'-thioadenosine phosphorylase, which translates into the protein MTRTILGIIGGSGIYDLPGLSHAEWQEVESPWGEPSDAVRVGMIDDLQVVFLPRHGRGHRYAPSDINYRANIDVMKRMGVTDLVSVSAVGSLKEELSPGTFVLVDQFIDRTFAREKSFFGKGCVAHVSLAHPVSPLLVEAIAAAARAQDIPHKQGGTYLAMEGPQFSMLAESHLYRQWGCDVIGMTNMPEAKLAREAEICYAGVAMVTDYDSWHEDHGAVDVATIVKTLHANRDKAQGLLLQLCKALPREHSPCPIGSDRALDFAIITAPEARDPALLARLDAVAGRVLNAS
- a CDS encoding cytochrome c1 yields the protein MKKTFIRLALASVMGLGLAGGALAAEEGEGGTAHYPLKHPEYQDWSFAGVFGKYDQAQLQRGFKVYREVCAACHSLERVAFRTLESHEGPGFTEEQVKQIASEYEVTNADPDENGDMFQRPAKPSDHFPLVFPNDVAAAAAMGGAVPPDLSLIAKARAVERGFPWFVFDMVLPYQEQGPDYIHALLSGYEDPPAGVEVPEGTYYNPHFIAGISLKMPPPLAPDQVEYTDGTPQTVDQYSKDVSAFLMWAAEPHLVARKEMGFRVMIFLAIFAVLLYLTKRRIWADAH
- a CDS encoding cytochrome b, giving the protein MSGHSTYEPKTGIEKWLEKRLPIISFMHDTGVSYPTPRNLNYFWTFGAILTFMLVAQILTGVVLAMHYTPHVTLAFSSVEGIMRDVNYGWLLRYMHANGASMFFIAVYIHIFRGLYYGSYKEPREVLWILGVVIFLLMMATAFMGYVLPWGQMSFWGATVITNLFSALPIVGEPIVTWLWGGFAVDNPTLNRFFSLHYLLPFMIAGVVVLHIWALHVVGQNNPAGIDIKSDKDTVPFTPYATVKDLFGIVCFCLFFGWFLFYQPNFLGHPDNYNMANPLSTPAHIVPEWYFLPFYAILRAIPDKLFGVIAMFASIAVLVFLPWLDTSKIRSATYRPLYKIFFWIFVADAVCLGYIGSRPPEGGYIIAGQLLTTYYFVHFLVILPLLGFIETPKPLPASIADDVLAKHGGGGGHPAGAAASPETRG
- the petA gene encoding ubiquinol-cytochrome c reductase iron-sulfur subunit gives rise to the protein MAEPTRRDILYIATGAVGVVATAGAIWPFIDQMNPDASTLALASIEVDISAIEAGQSITAKWRGKPVFIRNRTEKEVEEGKDVPLAELRDTNARNANLPDGSEATDENRAAPGQENLLVMIGVCTHLGCIPLGQQGDFGGWFCPCHGSHYDTAGRIRKGPAPENLHIPVYSFVSDTKLKIG
- a CDS encoding ABC transporter ATP-binding protein gives rise to the protein MHKIFSVFESLIDPFRLPERQVPIRPGTGFVAFALSIMKEIWPVILGLAFFSAVASTLEVFILWYVGRLVDLATPDNRAELFVTHFWDIAGYVALLLVGRPVLGFVQLLFRNQAFGASVGTLVRWRLHAYVSRHSVGYFQNDFAGRIAAKVGQAGNAFRTIVRMTTDQIWSVVVYIVGTGVMLASADPWLVLPIFLWLGAYAIFLRRALPLKRDNAGRLAEAISIFNGRLVDSYTNHQTVKLFAGQERDDGYILDAMQNGLERSYEQFRLSTGMSLTLWIINGALISAVTLMAIWFWQSGEISAGAIAGAIAMLSRIHALSQMTMGNLSDLYEAIGTIDNTLETLVVPHQVVDAPDARPLALTAGEIRFDHVRFHYGRGSGAVEEVALTIRPGEKIGLVGPSGAGKSTLVNLLLRFHDVEGGAVLIDGQDVRSLRQDTLRDAIAVVTQDTSLLHRSIRDNIKYGRPEATDEEMIEAARLASADGFIQGLVDARGRKAYDAHTGERGVKLSGGQRQRIAIARVLLKNAPILVLDEATSALDSEVEAAIQDSLAVLMEGKTVIAIAHRLSTIARMDRLVVLDKGRIVETGTHGELMRSGGLYARLWARQTGGFLGADMAVDVHAAE
- a CDS encoding CorA family divalent cation transporter → MDPITDEIPGLVWAYRFDSAGHCAPLSGTFGEIAIPPSGFLWLHLSVTDIRLPGFLERLGLPKSVTTTLLQRELRSMLSSGEGYVYGVLPGFEADFEKSEEEPAPIGYFHLAVGKGIVITTRIRPLRSFSAIHGAIRNGIALERPASLFTAVMDAFHAEAVKMVASLTDEIDDIEDGVFDEKVHDERQRLGRIRRRLVSVHRNLRSATSLAESLDDDAIETLPEGMEAAANRVGQQLNILDLEVTSLQDRARLVQEEITTQLSWEMNRLLFVLSVISGLLLPPTLVTGFFGMNTPGLPFVSFAHGTLVALLIAIASGAFVGWLMIRAGMLHFGRRR
- a CDS encoding sugar phosphate isomerase/epimerase family protein translates to MTVTLPVIGACLPVETIAEYRDWLFEKDRDLELQSFHKAEVLNGDWTPIADEAKRLLDGHKGRIGIHGPFWGFTINSLDPDVRRLVERRLMQGLDVCDYIKGTHMVVHSPLTAWDYNNSGNYADSWSPVLEATHDTMKAVVRRAEDLGVALVIENIDDVDPSRRRLLVESFQSDAVRLSVDTGHAHYAHGSNGAAPVDYFVKDAGALLEHVHLQDADGYADRHWGIGEGTIRWHAVFRAIAELPQKPRLVLELRDAAKIPSSMEFIAENGLGQ
- the chrA gene encoding chromate efflux transporter, with product MSAGDESLSEAGKTEGSALEVFRVFLKLGLTSFGGPIAHLGYFRDELVIRRKWMDEAGYADLIALCQFMPGPASSQVGFSLGVLRGNGLAGGLAAWFAFTMPSALILLAFALGASAFTGPVAEGVLHGLKLVAVAVVAQAVWGMAKSLTPDRERAAIALAAVAIVVFIGGTFGQIGAIALGAVAGLQFCRAEVSASPGRLAFPVSRRNAIIALGFFAIFFVIPPLVAVATSSPALALFDAFYRSGALVFGGGHVVLPLLQAEVVAPGWVTNESFLAGYGLAQAVPGPLFTFAAYLGAAMAPAPSGVAGSAIALVAIFLPGLLLVYGMLPFWDAFRTRPSAQAAMRGANAAVVGILCAALYSPVWTSAVLSPRDFALALAGFLLLTVWKMPPWVVVVVLAVGGTLLSLV
- a CDS encoding ABC transporter ATP-binding protein; the encoded protein is MFRWFESIIDPFRPYEVKKPPDGLIAFYWSFLRQVWPVYIALMATGLVVALLEVSLFRYIGEVVDILRNATPERLWADHGTDFLWMAAVIVVARPLATVFHDLMRHQAIAPGFTNLVRWQNHRWVLRQSIGFFANDFAGRIANRIVQTGPALRGSLTEAADAVWFVMMYTISAIVLFFDADVRLAVPMIVWVGIYILALTYFVPRVARKSAEMSEARSMLSGRIVDSYTNMPTVKLFAHSDREDAYARDALTEHTAVFHEQMRAITQMTITVGMLNAVLLFSIGATAVWLWTAGSITIGAIALASGLVIRVVNMSGWIMWEITGIFENVGQVQDGITTISRPHQVVDVPDAPQLVVTDSEIHFDHVRFHYGRDKGAVEDVSLVVKPGEKIGLVGPSGAGKSTLVNLLLRFYDLEGGMITIDGQDISKVQQESLRETIAVVTQDTSLLHRSIRANIKYGRPDASDEEMFEAARLASADAFIPDLVDTRGGTAYDAQTGERGVKLSGGQRQRIAIARVLLKNAPILVLDEATSALDSEVEAAIQESLETLMEGKTVIAIAHRLSTIARMDRLVIMDKGRIVETGTHEELLARGGLYARLWARQTGGFVTDEDEQEMAAE